One genomic segment of Paenibacillus antri includes these proteins:
- a CDS encoding CoA-acylating methylmalonate-semialdehyde dehydrogenase — translation MMTIQNIQNYIGGAWTPSASTIRDDVPNPATGETIATVPLSSKAELDAAVRAAKDAFQDWKKVPVPRRARILFKYQQLLVEHWDELAKLVTLENGKSYTEAYGEVQRGIECVEFAAGAPTLLMGSHLPDIATGIESAMYRYPVGVVGGITPFNFPMMVPCWMFPLAIACGNTFVLKPSERTPLTANRLAELFAEAGLPAGVFNVVHGARDVVNGLLEHPDVSAISFVGSQPVAEYVYTSAAAAGKRVQALGGAKNHSIVLPDADLSLAVKEITSAAFGSAGERCMAASVVVAVGGVGDALVEKLVEAARALSVGDGMEPGVFLGPVIREAHKARTVQYIEAGVQEGATLALDGREHARASEPGYFLGPTIFDHARAGMTIWNDEIFAPVLQIVRVETLDDAVALANESEFANGACLYTNDARAIRQFRESIDAGMLGVNVGVPAPMAFFPFSGYKKSFYGDLHANGKDGVEFYTRKKMVVARY, via the coding sequence ATGATGACCATACAGAACATTCAGAACTATATCGGCGGCGCATGGACGCCGTCGGCGTCGACGATTCGCGACGACGTGCCGAATCCGGCGACGGGCGAGACGATCGCCACGGTGCCGCTGTCTTCGAAGGCGGAGCTCGACGCGGCCGTGCGCGCGGCGAAGGACGCGTTCCAAGATTGGAAGAAGGTGCCGGTGCCGCGTCGCGCTAGAATCCTTTTCAAATATCAACAGCTATTGGTCGAACATTGGGACGAGCTGGCGAAGCTCGTAACGCTCGAAAACGGGAAAAGCTACACGGAAGCGTACGGCGAAGTGCAGCGCGGCATCGAATGCGTCGAATTCGCCGCCGGGGCGCCGACGCTTCTGATGGGCAGCCATCTGCCCGACATCGCGACCGGCATCGAATCGGCGATGTACCGGTACCCGGTCGGCGTCGTCGGGGGCATCACGCCGTTCAACTTCCCGATGATGGTGCCGTGCTGGATGTTTCCGCTCGCGATCGCTTGCGGCAATACGTTCGTATTGAAGCCGTCGGAGCGGACGCCGCTCACGGCGAACCGGCTCGCGGAGCTGTTCGCCGAGGCGGGGCTGCCGGCCGGCGTGTTCAACGTCGTGCACGGGGCGCGGGACGTCGTGAACGGCCTGCTGGAGCACCCCGACGTGTCGGCGATCTCGTTCGTCGGGTCGCAGCCGGTGGCCGAGTACGTGTATACGTCCGCGGCGGCGGCAGGCAAGCGGGTTCAGGCGCTCGGCGGGGCGAAAAACCATTCGATCGTGCTGCCGGACGCCGACCTAAGTCTTGCCGTAAAAGAAATTACGAGCGCCGCGTTCGGCTCGGCCGGAGAGCGCTGCATGGCGGCTTCCGTCGTCGTCGCGGTCGGCGGCGTCGGCGACGCCTTGGTCGAGAAGCTCGTCGAGGCGGCGCGAGCCCTATCCGTCGGCGACGGGATGGAGCCCGGCGTCTTCCTCGGGCCGGTCATCCGCGAGGCGCATAAGGCGCGGACGGTGCAGTACATCGAGGCGGGCGTACAGGAAGGCGCGACGCTGGCGCTCGACGGGCGGGAGCATGCGAGGGCGTCGGAGCCCGGCTACTTCCTCGGCCCGACGATCTTCGACCATGCGCGCGCCGGGATGACAATTTGGAACGACGAAATTTTCGCTCCCGTCCTGCAGATCGTCCGGGTCGAGACGCTGGACGACGCCGTCGCGCTCGCGAACGAATCGGAATTCGCGAACGGGGCGTGCTTGTACACGAACGACGCGCGGGCGATTCGGCAGTTCCGCGAGTCGATCGACGCGGGGATGCTCGGCGTG
- a CDS encoding class II fructose-bisphosphate aldolase, producing the protein MLASMKEMVEEAAGRPRAVPAFNVFGYEDAIAVVRAAERLGAPVMLSTNVVALAHMPFAVLAPMLLTIAREASVPVCVHLDHGKDYATVERAIAFGYPSVMFDGSQLPLADNIAETKRIAALARARGVSFEAEIGSVGYSDPSLGLKHEYTDPDEAGRFVAETGVDAVAVSIGTVHRMESQGASIDYDRLAAIEARVGATPLVLHGSTGVKDEDLRRLVRHRFGKINIGTALRMAFGRTLREEMEARPSEFDRIKLFAKPMEAVTAEALRKFEILGWGKE; encoded by the coding sequence ATGCTCGCATCGATGAAGGAGATGGTGGAGGAAGCGGCCGGGCGGCCGCGCGCGGTGCCGGCGTTCAACGTCTTCGGCTACGAGGACGCGATCGCGGTCGTGCGCGCCGCGGAACGGCTCGGGGCGCCGGTTATGCTGTCGACGAACGTCGTCGCGCTCGCGCACATGCCGTTCGCGGTGTTGGCGCCGATGCTGCTGACGATCGCGCGCGAGGCGAGCGTGCCCGTGTGCGTCCACCTCGACCACGGCAAAGATTACGCGACCGTCGAGCGGGCGATCGCGTTCGGATATCCGTCGGTCATGTTCGACGGGTCGCAGCTTCCGCTTGCGGACAACATCGCGGAGACGAAGCGGATCGCGGCGCTCGCCCGGGCGCGGGGCGTGTCGTTCGAAGCCGAGATCGGCTCGGTCGGCTACAGCGATCCGTCGCTCGGGCTGAAGCACGAATACACGGACCCCGACGAAGCCGGCAGGTTCGTCGCGGAGACGGGCGTGGACGCGGTGGCGGTGTCGATCGGCACGGTGCATCGGATGGAATCGCAAGGCGCGAGCATCGATTACGACCGGCTGGCCGCCATCGAGGCGCGCGTCGGCGCGACGCCGCTCGTGCTGCACGGCTCCACCGGCGTCAAGGACGAAGACCTGCGCCGTCTCGTCCGGCATAGATTCGGGAAAATCAACATCGGCACGGCGCTTCGCATGGCGTTCGGGCGGACGCTGCGGGAGGAGATGGAGGCGCGTCCGTCCGAGTTCGACCGCATCAAGCTGTTCGCGAAGCCGATGGAGGCCGTAACGGCGGAAGCGCTCCGGAAATTCGAAATCCTCGGTTGGGGGAAGGAGTAG
- the iolC gene encoding 5-dehydro-2-deoxygluconokinase produces the protein MSLLSFEPNRPLDLIGLGRLCVDLNANEIHRPMEETLSFTKYLGGSPANIAVASARLGLRTGFIGKVSNDQFGRFIMKYLEDTGINTENVHVDRTGAVTGLAFTEIKSPTECSILMYRDNVADLKLEPSEVSEDYIASAKAMLVSGTALAKSPSREAVFVALEYAKKHNVVTLFDIDYRPWTWQSKTETGVYCRLVAEKCDVIVGGRDEFDLMETAVGPLRQDDRWTADHWLGKGASIIVVKRGGDGSTAYTKDGGEYKGSTFPANVVKTFGAGDSFAGAFIYGIMNGWDIPRCQEFGAASASIVVSSHSCSDAMPTAEQIQARIDRFRAEGI, from the coding sequence ATGTCGTTGTTATCATTCGAACCGAACCGTCCGCTCGACCTGATCGGCCTCGGCCGGCTGTGCGTCGATCTGAACGCGAACGAAATTCACCGGCCGATGGAGGAGACGCTCAGCTTCACGAAGTACCTCGGCGGCTCCCCCGCCAACATCGCGGTGGCGTCCGCGAGGCTCGGGCTCCGCACCGGCTTCATCGGCAAGGTGTCGAACGACCAGTTCGGCCGGTTCATTATGAAGTACTTAGAGGACACGGGCATCAATACGGAAAATGTCCACGTCGACCGCACCGGCGCCGTCACCGGCCTTGCGTTCACGGAAATCAAGTCGCCGACGGAATGCAGCATCTTAATGTACCGCGACAACGTCGCGGACCTGAAGCTGGAACCGTCGGAAGTAAGCGAGGACTATATCGCGAGCGCGAAGGCGATGCTCGTCTCCGGGACGGCGCTCGCGAAGAGCCCGTCCCGGGAAGCGGTGTTCGTCGCGCTCGAATACGCGAAGAAGCATAACGTCGTCACATTGTTCGACATCGATTACCGTCCGTGGACGTGGCAATCGAAGACGGAGACAGGCGTCTATTGTCGGCTCGTCGCCGAGAAATGCGACGTCATCGTCGGCGGCCGCGACGAGTTCGATCTGATGGAGACGGCCGTCGGTCCGCTTCGGCAGGACGACAGATGGACGGCGGACCATTGGCTCGGCAAGGGCGCGAGCATTATCGTCGTCAAGCGCGGCGGCGACGGCTCGACGGCGTATACGAAGGACGGCGGCGAGTACAAGGGCTCGACGTTCCCGGCGAACGTCGTGAAGACGTTCGGGGCGGGCGACTCGTTCGCGGGCGCGTTCATCTACGGCATCATGAACGGCTGGGACATTCCGCGCTGCCAGGAGTTCGGCGCCGCGTCGGCGTCGATCGTCGTCTCGAGCCACAGCTGCTCGGACGCGATGCCGACCGCGGAGCAAATTCAGGCGCGCATCGACCGCTTCCGGGCGGAGGGGATCTGA
- the iolB gene encoding 5-deoxy-glucuronate isomerase: protein MTKLTVPSGAPDAEGRVVAVSPESAGWTYVGFEVFTLEAGGRLTRDTGDREACLVLVSGQADVRTKEAEFAGIGERMSVFEGTAPYAVYVPSGDRFEATALTRLELAVCTAPGKGSFPARLIAPGDVGVEQRGYGEMERRIHNILPEQKEADSLLVVEVFTPNGHWSSYPPHKHDQDDLPRESFLEETYYHRIDPDRGFAIQRVYTDDRSLDETIIVKDGDVVLVPKGYHPVSAPPGYDVYYLNVMAGPTRTWKFHNDPDHEWLMNPDRNRK, encoded by the coding sequence ATGACGAAGCTGACCGTTCCGAGCGGCGCGCCGGACGCGGAAGGCCGCGTCGTCGCCGTATCGCCGGAAAGCGCGGGCTGGACGTACGTCGGCTTCGAGGTATTTACGCTGGAAGCCGGCGGGCGATTGACCAGAGACACGGGCGACCGGGAAGCGTGTCTCGTGCTCGTAAGCGGCCAAGCCGACGTGCGGACGAAGGAAGCGGAGTTCGCCGGCATCGGGGAGCGCATGTCCGTGTTCGAGGGGACGGCGCCCTATGCCGTCTATGTGCCTTCCGGAGATCGATTCGAAGCGACCGCGCTGACGCGGCTCGAGCTCGCCGTCTGCACGGCGCCCGGCAAGGGATCGTTCCCGGCCCGGCTGATCGCGCCCGGCGACGTCGGCGTCGAGCAGCGCGGCTACGGGGAGATGGAGCGCCGCATTCACAACATTTTGCCCGAACAGAAGGAAGCGGACAGCCTGCTGGTCGTCGAGGTGTTCACCCCGAACGGGCATTGGTCCAGCTATCCGCCGCACAAGCACGATCAAGACGATCTGCCGCGGGAGTCGTTCCTCGAGGAGACGTACTATCACCGCATCGACCCCGATCGCGGCTTCGCGATCCAGCGGGTGTACACGGACGATCGGTCGCTCGACGAGACGATTATAGTGAAGGACGGCGACGTCGTGCTCGTACCTAAGGGCTATCATCCGGTGTCGGCGCCTCCGGGCTACGACGTCTATTATTTGAACGTCATGGCCGGTCCGACGCGGACGTGGAAGTTCCATAACGATCCGGACCACGAGTGGCTGATGAACCCGGACCGCAATCGGAAGTAA
- the iolE gene encoding myo-inosose-2 dehydratase — MAMPSFSEWKLGISPINWVNEDVLALGDHYTFEDLLNDFERLGFRATENCRKFPKDPAELKARLAERNIRLTSQWKGVLFSDRSRREEELAAYRRHVEFLREMGSEVVVTCELGGSITGDPRRPAGVKDVIPPTDEEWNAMVEGLEEAGRICREYGMKLVYHYHIGTIVEKPEEIDRLMATTHPELVHLLFDTGHAFYGGADPLAVLNKHADRIAYVHLKDVRQDVLERVRGEGIRFQDAVIQGVFTVPGDGAIDFAPILDRLFAVGYDSWMIIEAEQDPAVAEPNAYAEKAIAYLSGIASKAEQGGVAG, encoded by the coding sequence ATGGCGATGCCGTCATTTTCGGAATGGAAACTGGGAATCTCGCCGATCAACTGGGTGAACGAGGACGTGCTGGCGCTCGGCGATCATTACACGTTCGAGGATTTGCTGAACGACTTCGAACGACTCGGCTTTCGCGCCACGGAAAACTGCCGCAAGTTCCCGAAGGATCCCGCGGAGCTCAAGGCGCGGTTGGCCGAGCGGAACATCCGGCTCACGTCGCAGTGGAAGGGCGTGCTGTTCTCCGACCGCTCGCGCCGCGAGGAGGAGCTGGCGGCGTATCGACGCCACGTCGAGTTTCTGCGCGAGATGGGCAGCGAGGTCGTCGTCACGTGCGAGCTCGGCGGCTCGATCACCGGCGATCCGCGCCGGCCGGCCGGCGTGAAGGACGTGATCCCGCCGACCGACGAGGAATGGAACGCGATGGTCGAAGGGCTGGAGGAAGCGGGCCGCATCTGCCGGGAATACGGGATGAAGCTCGTCTATCACTACCATATCGGAACGATCGTCGAGAAACCCGAAGAAATCGACCGGCTTATGGCGACGACGCATCCGGAGCTCGTGCACCTGTTATTCGATACGGGGCACGCCTTTTACGGCGGCGCGGATCCGCTCGCGGTGCTGAACAAGCACGCGGACCGGATCGCGTACGTCCACCTGAAAGACGTGCGGCAAGACGTGCTCGAGCGGGTGCGGGGCGAGGGGATTCGTTTTCAAGATGCGGTCATTCAAGGAGTGTTCACGGTGCCGGGAGACGGGGCGATCGACTTCGCGCCGATTTTGGATCGGCTGTTCGCCGTCGGCTACGACAGCTGGATGATCATCGAAGCGGAGCAGGATCCCGCCGTGGCCGAACCGAACGCTTACGCGGAGAAGGCGATCGCGTACCTGAGCGGGATCGCGTCCAAGGCGGAGCAAGGAGGCGTCGCCGGATGA
- the iolD gene encoding 3D-(3,5/4)-trihydroxycyclohexane-1,2-dione acylhydrolase (decyclizing) encodes MGTTVRLTMAQALLRFLDRQYVSIDGEEHKFVCGVMGIFGHGNVTGIGEALERSENGLPYIQGKNEQGMAHAAVAFAKQRNRLQIYACTSSIGPGALNMVTAAATATVNRIPAFFLPGDIFATRQPDPVLQQVEHPMDYTVSANDCFKPISKYWDRITRPEQLMSSAIHAMRVLTDPAETGAVTLALPQDVQAEAYDYPEEFFRKRVHRIERRQPSREALAEAVARIAASAKPLLVVGGGVHYSLAAAETLAFAEAFGIPIAETQAGKSAVPWNHPLYMGAIGVTGSSAANALAKAADVVIGLGTRFADFTTASKTAFRSDAAFISVNVAGFDAVKLDALALLADVKAALEALTPSLAGRGYRASYEENALRTLKGEWDREVDRLYAAELPEGLSQTRVLGEINEAIGEDAVIVCAAGSLPGDLHRLWRSAKPKTYHMEYGFSCMGYEVAGAFGIKLAEPDRDVYAVVGDGSYLMLHSELITSLQEGRKINVLLLDNHGFQCIHNLQRANGSDGFGNEFRYRSADTGALSGDYLPIDFAAHARSMGVSAYTATTVDELKAALESAKRDAVSTLIHIPVLPGTNTDGYGSWWRVDAAEVSTDEKVLASREAWTERMKTARTLY; translated from the coding sequence ATGGGAACGACGGTACGGCTTACGATGGCGCAGGCGCTGCTCCGGTTCCTGGATCGGCAATACGTGTCGATCGACGGCGAGGAGCATAAGTTCGTCTGCGGCGTCATGGGCATCTTCGGACACGGCAACGTCACCGGCATCGGCGAGGCGCTCGAGCGAAGCGAGAACGGCCTGCCTTACATCCAGGGGAAGAACGAACAAGGGATGGCGCACGCGGCGGTCGCCTTCGCGAAGCAGCGCAACCGACTGCAAATTTACGCTTGCACCTCTTCGATCGGACCGGGCGCGCTCAACATGGTGACGGCGGCGGCGACGGCGACGGTCAACCGCATTCCGGCGTTCTTCCTGCCCGGCGACATCTTCGCGACGCGGCAGCCGGACCCGGTGCTGCAGCAAGTCGAGCATCCGATGGATTACACGGTGTCGGCGAACGATTGCTTTAAGCCGATCAGCAAATATTGGGACCGCATCACTCGGCCGGAGCAGCTCATGTCGTCGGCGATCCACGCGATGCGCGTGCTGACGGACCCGGCGGAGACGGGAGCGGTGACGCTCGCGCTGCCGCAGGACGTGCAGGCGGAGGCGTACGATTATCCGGAGGAATTTTTCCGGAAACGCGTCCACCGCATCGAACGGCGGCAGCCGTCGCGCGAGGCGCTCGCCGAGGCGGTCGCGCGGATCGCCGCAAGCGCGAAGCCGCTGCTCGTGGTCGGCGGCGGCGTCCACTATTCTTTGGCCGCCGCGGAGACGCTCGCGTTCGCCGAGGCGTTCGGCATCCCGATCGCCGAGACGCAGGCGGGCAAGAGCGCCGTTCCGTGGAATCACCCGCTCTACATGGGCGCGATCGGCGTCACCGGTTCTTCCGCGGCCAACGCGCTGGCGAAGGCGGCGGACGTCGTCATCGGCCTCGGCACGCGCTTCGCCGACTTCACGACTGCCTCGAAAACCGCCTTCCGCTCGGACGCGGCCTTCATCTCGGTGAACGTGGCCGGCTTCGACGCCGTGAAGCTTGACGCGCTCGCGCTTCTGGCCGACGTCAAGGCGGCGCTCGAGGCGTTGACTCCGTCGCTTGCGGGGCGAGGCTACCGGGCCTCCTATGAGGAGAATGCCTTGCGCACGCTGAAGGGGGAATGGGACCGGGAAGTGGATCGGCTCTATGCCGCGGAGCTGCCGGAAGGGCTCTCCCAAACCCGCGTGCTCGGCGAAATCAACGAAGCGATCGGCGAGGACGCCGTCATCGTATGCGCGGCAGGCAGCCTGCCGGGCGATCTGCACCGTCTCTGGCGGAGCGCGAAGCCGAAGACGTACCACATGGAATACGGCTTCTCCTGCATGGGCTACGAGGTGGCCGGCGCGTTCGGCATTAAGCTTGCGGAGCCGGATCGGGACGTGTACGCGGTCGTCGGCGACGGCAGCTACCTGATGCTCCACAGCGAGCTGATCACAAGCCTTCAGGAAGGCCGGAAAATCAACGTGCTGCTGCTCGACAATCACGGCTTCCAGTGTATTCACAACTTGCAGCGCGCGAACGGCAGCGACGGCTTCGGCAACGAGTTCCGTTATCGCAGCGCGGATACCGGCGCCTTGTCCGGCGATTACCTGCCGATCGACTTCGCCGCGCATGCCCGCAGCATGGGCGTCTCGGCGTACACGGCGACGACCGTCGACGAGCTGAAGGCGGCGCTCGAAAGCGCGAAGCGGGACGCGGTCTCGACGCTCATCCATATCCCGGTCCTGCCGGGTACGAACACCGACGGCTACGGCTCGTGGTGGCGCGTCGACGCGGCGGAGGTTTCGACGGACGAGAAGGTGCTGGCGTCGCGGGAGGCGTGGACGGAGCGGATGAAGACGGCGAGGACGTTGTACTAA
- the iolG gene encoding inositol 2-dehydrogenase, which produces MKTLNIGVIGAGRIGKLHAENLAGMKSARLHIVSDLFIRGQEQWVRDIGGPKTTEKYEDVLNDPEVEAVFICSSTDTHVEMIEKAALAGKHIFCEKPVSFDVQETKRVMDVVGRCGVLLQTGFNRRFDANFRKVRELVSGGALGEPHVVRITSRDPSPPPYDYIRVSGGLLFDMAIHDFDMARFLSGSEVEEVYVKGAVLVDPEIGRLGDIDTAVTTLTFANGAIGTIDNSRSAAYGYDQRVEVFGSKGMVTVKNDFDHSAEWSTAEGVFGDKPKHFFLERYQQAYKAETEAFVRSVLEGKPTPVDGNDALQAERIACAAKRSLLEGRPVKLSEIE; this is translated from the coding sequence TTGAAGACGTTGAACATCGGCGTGATCGGCGCGGGCCGCATCGGCAAGCTGCACGCCGAAAACTTGGCCGGGATGAAGTCGGCGCGACTCCATATCGTGTCCGATTTATTCATCCGCGGACAAGAGCAATGGGTCCGGGACATCGGCGGACCGAAGACGACGGAGAAGTATGAAGACGTGCTGAACGATCCGGAAGTCGAAGCGGTGTTCATCTGCTCGTCGACCGATACGCATGTGGAGATGATCGAGAAGGCGGCGCTCGCGGGCAAGCATATTTTCTGCGAGAAGCCGGTCAGCTTCGACGTCCAGGAGACGAAGCGGGTGATGGACGTCGTGGGGCGATGCGGCGTGCTGCTGCAGACGGGCTTCAACCGGCGCTTCGACGCGAATTTCCGCAAGGTGCGCGAGCTGGTAAGCGGCGGCGCGCTTGGCGAACCGCATGTCGTTCGCATTACGTCGAGGGACCCGAGCCCGCCGCCGTACGATTACATCCGCGTGTCGGGCGGATTGCTGTTCGATATGGCGATTCACGACTTCGACATGGCGAGGTTTTTGTCCGGCAGCGAAGTGGAAGAGGTGTACGTGAAGGGCGCCGTTCTGGTCGATCCGGAGATCGGCCGATTGGGCGATATCGACACCGCGGTGACAACGCTTACATTCGCGAACGGGGCGATCGGCACGATCGACAACAGCCGTTCGGCCGCCTACGGGTACGATCAGCGGGTAGAGGTGTTCGGCTCGAAGGGCATGGTCACGGTGAAGAACGACTTCGACCATTCGGCGGAATGGAGCACCGCGGAAGGCGTGTTCGGCGATAAGCCGAAGCATTTCTTCTTGGAGCGCTATCAGCAGGCGTACAAGGCGGAGACGGAAGCGTTCGTGCGAAGCGTCCTCGAAGGGAAGCCGACGCCGGTCGACGGCAACGACGCGCTGCAGGCGGAGCGCATCGCGTGCGCCGCGAAGCGTTCGCTGCTCGAAGGGCGGCCCGTGAAGCTGTCGGAGATCGAATGA
- a CDS encoding CHY zinc finger protein, whose protein sequence is MRPIAIGAVDGETRCKHYRGPTDVIAIKFKCCDKYYGCYYCHEEAAGHPPLRWESGDRRTKAVLCGGCGEELTIDAYLACGYACPSCGVGFNPRCEAHYPLYFAFAGKE, encoded by the coding sequence ATGAGGCCGATCGCCATCGGCGCGGTCGACGGAGAGACGCGGTGCAAGCATTACCGCGGGCCGACGGACGTCATCGCGATCAAGTTCAAGTGCTGCGACAAGTATTACGGCTGTTATTATTGTCACGAGGAGGCGGCCGGCCATCCGCCGCTCCGATGGGAGAGCGGCGACCGCCGGACGAAGGCGGTGCTGTGCGGCGGCTGCGGCGAGGAGTTGACGATCGACGCGTACCTCGCGTGCGGATACGCGTGCCCGAGCTGCGGCGTCGGCTTCAACCCGAGGTGCGAGGCGCATTATCCGCTGTATTTCGCGTTCGCCGGGAAGGAATAG
- the rbsK gene encoding ribokinase has translation MKTPNIVVVGSLNMDLVVSSRRMPRVGETIEGEAIHYIPGGKGANQAVGCGKLGANVAMIGAVGDDAFGSQLIDGLGQAGVKTDAVARLPGVPTGTATILHTPEDNCIVIVPGANAHVSPDAIERSRAIIEAADLLLVQLENPLPAVERALAIARAAGVAAILNPAPAKALPDELIALADWVTPNETEFAALVGESDAGAVQDDASLAAAIERWEARYGNRLVVTLGSRGAATALDGRLVVAPAPRVTPVDTTGAGDCLNAAFAFGIASGQPAEDALAFAVRAASLSVTRFGAQAGMPTRAEVEAAFPEAPRGTDA, from the coding sequence ATGAAGACGCCGAACATCGTCGTCGTCGGGAGCCTGAACATGGATCTCGTCGTCTCCTCCCGCCGGATGCCTCGCGTCGGAGAGACGATCGAAGGCGAAGCGATCCACTACATCCCCGGCGGCAAGGGGGCGAACCAGGCGGTCGGCTGCGGCAAGCTCGGCGCGAACGTCGCGATGATCGGCGCGGTCGGCGACGACGCCTTCGGCTCGCAGCTGATCGACGGGCTGGGCCAAGCCGGCGTCAAGACGGACGCGGTCGCCAGGCTGCCCGGCGTGCCGACCGGCACCGCCACGATCCTGCACACGCCCGAAGATAACTGCATCGTCATCGTCCCGGGCGCGAACGCGCACGTGTCGCCGGACGCGATCGAACGGTCGCGCGCGATCATCGAGGCGGCCGACCTGCTGCTCGTGCAGCTCGAAAATCCGCTGCCCGCCGTCGAGCGCGCGCTCGCGATCGCCCGCGCCGCCGGCGTCGCGGCGATCTTGAACCCCGCCCCGGCGAAGGCGCTGCCGGACGAACTGATCGCGCTCGCCGACTGGGTGACGCCGAACGAGACGGAGTTCGCCGCGCTCGTCGGCGAATCCGATGCGGGCGCCGTCCAAGACGACGCGTCGCTGGCCGCGGCGATCGAGCGCTGGGAGGCGCGGTACGGCAACCGCCTCGTCGTGACGCTCGGGAGCCGCGGTGCCGCGACCGCCTTGGACGGGCGGCTCGTCGTCGCGCCGGCGCCGCGCGTCACCCCCGTCGACACGACGGGGGCGGGCGACTGCCTGAACGCGGCGTTCGCCTTCGGCATCGCCTCCGGCCAGCCGGCCGAGGACGCGCTCGCGTTCGCCGTACGGGCGGCGTCGCTGTCCGTCACGCGCTTCGGCGCGCAGGCCGGCATGCCGACGCGCGCGGAAGTCGAAGCCGCGTTCCCTGAGGCGCCGCGGGGGACCGACGCATGA
- a CDS encoding nucleoside hydrolase: protein MTTYPAIDEERLIRHLRHPGRKIRMVLDTDTFNEIDDQFAVTYALTSPDSVAVEALYAAPFFNELSTGPADGMEKSYQEILKILPLLGREDVPVYRGSTSYLPKEEGFVESEAASDLVERALASDPSDPLYVVAIGAITNVASAIRMEPSIAGRIVVVWLGGHAFSWPDTREFNLYQDVPAARVVFDCGAPVVLVPCMGVASHLHTSLSEIRDYVKDSGPIGEYLYETYKNCAKDHYAYTRVIWDISTIAWLANPDWAPSYLAPSPRISDDGRWIQDPTRHPIRYVRHLHRDPIFRDLFRKIAGGARTE from the coding sequence ATGACGACTTATCCCGCGATCGACGAAGAACGGCTGATCCGCCATCTGCGACACCCCGGAAGGAAGATCCGGATGGTGCTCGATACCGATACGTTCAACGAAATCGACGACCAGTTCGCCGTTACATACGCGCTTACGTCGCCGGACAGCGTCGCCGTCGAAGCGCTGTACGCCGCGCCGTTCTTCAACGAGCTGTCGACGGGACCCGCCGACGGCATGGAGAAGAGCTACCAAGAAATATTGAAAATATTGCCGCTCCTCGGCAGAGAAGACGTGCCCGTTTACCGCGGCTCGACGTCGTATTTGCCGAAGGAGGAAGGCTTCGTCGAAAGCGAGGCCGCCAGCGACCTCGTCGAACGGGCGCTCGCGAGCGACCCGTCCGATCCGCTGTACGTCGTCGCGATCGGCGCGATTACGAACGTCGCGTCGGCGATCCGGATGGAGCCGTCGATCGCAGGCCGCATCGTCGTCGTTTGGCTGGGCGGACACGCTTTCTCATGGCCGGACACGAGGGAGTTTAACCTGTACCAAGACGTTCCCGCCGCCCGCGTCGTCTTCGACTGCGGCGCCCCGGTCGTCTTGGTACCGTGCATGGGCGTCGCGTCGCATTTGCACACGTCGCTTTCGGAAATTCGAGATTACGTCAAGGATTCCGGCCCGATCGGCGAGTACCTGTACGAAACGTATAAGAACTGCGCGAAAGACCATTACGCCTATACGCGCGTCATCTGGGACATCTCGACGATCGCTTGGCTGGCGAACCCGGACTGGGCGCCCAGCTACCTGGCGCCGAGCCCGCGCATCTCGGACGACGGCCGCTGGATTCAAGATCCGACCCGGCATCCGATTCGGTACGTCCGCCATCTGCACCGCGACCCGATCTTCCGGGATTTGTTCCGCAAGATCGCCGGGGGAGCGCGGACGGAATGA